A region from the Alnus glutinosa chromosome 5, dhAlnGlut1.1, whole genome shotgun sequence genome encodes:
- the LOC133868612 gene encoding protein STRUBBELIG-RECEPTOR FAMILY 8, producing the protein MVVNNNRAVFPLFSTRPLTELVLLALIFVALPLVRATTDPSDVQPLQVLYTSLNSPSKLTNWKSSGGDPCGESWKGITCEGSAVVSIDISGLGLNGTLGYLLSNLKSLRKLDLSDNSIHDTIPYQLPPNLTSLNLAGNNLSGTLPYSVSLMVSLSYLNMSQNSLSQSFGDIFTNLVGLATLDLSFNNFSGDLPSSLSSLSNLSSLYLQNNQLTGSLNILMGLPLTILNVANNHFSGWVPEELKAIPNFIYDGNSFDNGPAPPPPPYTPPPTGRSNANRTHARSGGPSPRGSNGESSHSNKGLTVGSIVGIILGSIFIALVLLLVLVFCIRKKRKDTGARTPRGSLSVGTNNVITEMQEQRSKSTGAVADLKPPPAEKLTVERIQGKNGSVKRIKSPITATSYTVASLQTATNSFSQEFLIGEGSLGRVYKADFPNGKIMAIKKIDNAALSLQEEDNFLEAVSNMSRLRHQNIVTLAGYCAEHGQRLLVYEYVGNGNLHDMLHFAEDGSKNLTWNARVRVALGTARALEYLHEVCLPSVVHRNFKSANILLDEELNPHLSDCGLAALTPNTERQVSTQMIGSFGYSAPEFALSGIYTVKSDVYSFGVVMLELLTGRKPLDSSRVRSEQSLVRWATPQLHDIDALAKMVDPALNGMYPAKSLSRFADIIALCVQPEPEFRPPMSEVVQALVRLVQRASVVKRRSSDESGFAYKTPEHEAIDMPV; encoded by the exons ATGGTCGTCAACAACAACCGCGCTGTTTTTCCGCTCTTTTCAACTCGTCCACTCACTGAGTTGGTGTTGCTGGCCTTGATCTTTGTGGCTCTGCCTCTTGTTCGAGCCACTACTGACCCTTCTGacg TTCAACCTCTTCAGGTTTTGTACACCTCGTTAAATAGTCCTTCCAAGCTAACTAATTGGAAAAGCAGTGGCGGTGATCCATGCGGAGAGTCATGGAAAGGGATAACCTGTGAGGGCTCAGCTGTTGTTTCCAT TGATATTTCTGGACTAGGACTCAATGGGACTTTGGGATACTTGCTTTCCAACCTCAAGTCGTTGAGAAAACT CGATCTGAGTGACAACAGCATTCATGATACAATCCCATATCAATTGCCACCAAATCTTACAAGCCT AAATCTTGCTGGCAACAACTTAAGTGGGACTCTTCCTTATTCTGTTTCTCTCATGGTTTCTCTCAGCTATCT GAACATGAGCCAGAATTCACTTTCCCAGTCATTCGGAGACATTTTTACTAATCTTGTTGGCCTCGCAACCTT GGATCTCTCTTTCAACAACTTTTCTGGAGATCTTCCTAGTTCCTTAAGTTCATTGTCCAATCTCTCTTCGCT CTATTTGCAGAACAATCAATTGACTGGCTCTCTTAATATTCTTATGGGTTTGCCTTTGACTATTCT AAATGTTGCAAACAATCATTTCAGTGGATGGGTACCTGAGGAACTTAAAGCAATCCCTAATTTTAT ATATGATGGAAATTCATTTGACAATGGTCCTGCTCCTCCTCCGCCGCCATATACCCCACCTCCTACCGGCAGATCAAATGCTAATCGAACTCATGCTAGATCTGGTGGACCTTCACCACGGGGTTCTAATGGTGAATCATCTCATTCTAATAAGGGGTTGACAGTTGGGTCTATAGTAGGCATAATCCTGGGTTCCATTTTCATTGCTTTAGTTCTACTCCTTGTTCTTGTCTTTTGCATtcgaaagaaaaggaaggacaCTGGTGCTAGAACCCCAAGGGGTAGTCTCTCGGTTGGAACAAATAATG TAATTACTGAGATGCAAGAACAGAGATCAAAAAGCACGGGTGCTGTTGCAGATCTGAAGCCTCCACCTGCAGAAAAATTGACGGTTGAGAGGATACAAGGAAAAAATGGATCTGTGAAGAGAATAAAGTCACCCATCACTGCTACTTCATATACTGTTGCTTCTCTCCAGACAGCAACAAATAGCTTTAGTCAAGAATTTCTTATTGGTGAAGGTTCCCTTGGTCGTGTTTACAAAGCAGATTTCCCTAATGGAAAG ATTATGGCCATTAAGAAGATCGACAATGCAGCACTGTCATTACAGGAGGAAGATAATTTTCTCGAAGCTGTTTCAAATATGTCACGCTTGAGGCACCAAAACATCGTTACACTGGCTGGATATTGTGCAGAGCATGGTCAGCGTCTTCTAGTTTATGAGTATGTAGGAAATGGGAATCTGCATGACATGCTCCATTTTGCTGAAGATGGCAGTAAGAATCTGACTTGGAATGCTCGTGTTAGGGTAGCACTTGGCACTGCTCGGGCCTTAGA GTACTTGCATGAAGTGTGCTTACCATCTGTTGTACATAGAAACTTCAAGTCAGCAAACATTTTACTTGATGAAGAGCTCAATCCCCATTTGTCAGACTGTGGTTTGGCTGCTCTAACTCCGAACACAGAGAGGCAG GTTTCTACTCAAATGATCGGTTCATTTGGTTATAGCGCACCTGAATTTGCCTTGTCAGGGATATACACTGTAAAAAGTGATGTGTACAGCTTTGGAGTGGTGATGTTGGAGCTTTTGACTGGCAGAAAGCCGCTGGACAG TTCAAGGGTGAGGTCGGAACAGTCACTTGTGAGATGGGCGACTCCCCAACTCCACGATATAGATGCGTTGGCAAAAATGGTTGATCCTGCCCTCAACGGCATGTATCCTGCAAAGTCTTTGTCACGCTTTGCTGACATCATTGCCCTCTGTGTTCAG CCGGAACCCGAGTTTCGGCCTCCCATGTCCGAAGTGGTGCAAGCATTGGTGAGGTTAGTGCAAAGGGCAAGTGTGGTCAAAAGGCGTTCAAGCGATGAATCTGGTTTTGCATATAAGACACCGGAGCATGAAGCAATCGACATGCCAGTTTAA